In Colletotrichum higginsianum IMI 349063 chromosome 3, whole genome shotgun sequence, a genomic segment contains:
- a CDS encoding ABC transporter: MGADSEKREHPPAADALAATSSPDEAVKDEGGAFKAYLRIFTFGGPFEKFLQVVALICAVASGAGIALQNLIFGTFVTTIQDFTTGKASPEHFRGEAAKLALYFVYLGIGRFALSYGYISLTTFSAYRITKNIRHKYLHAALRQEVAFYDVGSGGSIATQAISNGRLIQVGIAEKLALTFQGLSVFLTAFIIAFVTQWKLTLIVLCIAPLLLVVMGVVSTIEASIETKILNIYAQAGSLTEGILSSARTIHAFEIRTRLVQKFDQFLQDAHRLGNKKSPLFGVLFSFEYFVIYAGFALAFWQGIHMLNRGEIAESGDIFTVLLSVVIGATSLTMLAPYIIEFTRAASAAAQLFKLIDRKSEIDPFDKSGDQPTETVGVVDLENITFEYPTRPGVTVLNNYSLHVPAGKVTALVGSSGSGKSTIIGLIERWYNPKAGTIRLDGTPIEKLNLNWLRKNVRLVQQEPVLFQGTVFENIANGLVGTPWESAPREEQLRRVQEAAKIAFAHDFVSQLPEGYETMIGERGGLLSGGQKQRVAIARSIISEPKVLLLDEATSALDPHAEGVVQQALDKASEGRTTIVIAHKLATIRKADNIVVMNKGVIVEQGTHDGLLGQNGAYTRLVRAQNLSVSDEESVTETDEEEENAPKEDVELTKTMSRYQTTDQTRMEIQKERDNYDRHKTVGLVSVVVRMVRETPELTWAYLWTLIAVVAAAGAFPGQSLIIANLVDVFTLTGSEMITKANFFSLMFFVLALGVLVCYFIMGLATNTIAQGLNHKLRKQCLNDFLRQDLQFFDRRENNTGALASRLESNPQAILELMGFNIGLILISTLNVVACSILAIVTTWKLGLVVVLAGLPPLVSAGYIKVRLDAKLDASTSKRYSSSAAIASESVTAIRTVSSLAIEESVLKRYTDELDHAVWASTAPLFIMTIAFGLTQCIEYFFMALGFWYGCRLLSFQEITMYQFFVAFMGTFFSGQAASQLFQYSSSMTKGINAANYLFWLHDLQPTIQETPQNRDAAPEAGSALGFEQLRFSYPLRPETHVLRGLDLEISKGQFVAFVGASGCGKSTMIAMLERFYDPTTGKIRVDGDALSELNPRLYRRIVALVQQEPTLFQGSIRENIALGIDAESMTDVPDAQIEMACRAANAWDFVSSLPEGLATPCGSSGMQLSGGQRQRIAIARALIRNPKILLLDEATSALDTESEKIVQRALNEAARDGERITIAVAHRLSTVKDADMICVFYGGRIVERGTHSQLVAKGGMYKRMCEAQNLE; this comes from the exons ATGGGGGCCGACTCCGAGAAAAGGGAGCAtccccccgccgccgatgctCTCGCCGCGACGAGCTCACCGGACGAAGCCGTAAaagacgaaggcggcgcatTCAAGGCTTACTTG CGCATCTTCACATTCGGGGGTCCGTTTGAAAAGTTCCTCCAGGTCGTCGCCCTGATTTGCGCGGTGGCTTCCGGTGCTGGTATCGCCCTCCAAAACTTGATCTTTGGCACCTTCGTCACCACCATCCAAGATTTCACCACTGGAAAAGCTTCCCCCGAACACTTTCGCGGTGAGGCCGCCAAGCTCGC CCTTTACTTCGTCTACCTGGGCATCGGAAGATTCGCCCTTTCCTATGGCTACATCTCTCTGACCACCTTCTCTGCTTACCGCATCACCAAGAACATCCGCCACAAATACCTTCACGCTGCCCTTCGACAAGAGGTTGCCTTCTACGATGTTGGCTCCGGAGGCTCCATTGCGACCCAGGCCATTTCCAACGGACGTCTGATTCAGGTCGGAATCGCCGAGAAGCTTGCCCTGACATTTCAGGGGCTGTCCGTCTTCCTCACAGCGTTCATCATCGCCTTCGTCACCCAATGGAAACTCACACTCATCGTCCTCTGCATCGCGCCCCTGCTCTTGGTTGTCATGGGCGTCGTGTCGACGATCGAGGCTTCCATCGAGACCAAGATCCTCAACATCTATGCCCAGGCTGGCTCTCTCACCGAGGGCATCCTCTCGAGCGCCCGTACCATCCACGCCTTTGAAATCCGGACGAGACTGGTCCAGAAATTCGACCAATTCCTCCAAGATGCCCACCGCTTGGGAAACAAGAAGTCTCCCCTTTTCGGCGTCCTCTTTTCCTTTGAGTATTTTGTCATCTACGCCGGCTTCGCCCTGGCTTTCTGGCAGGGCATCCACATGCTGAACCGTGGGGAGATTGCCGAATCTGGAGACATCTTTAC CGTCCTCTTGTCGGTGGTCATCGGTGCCACCAGTTTGACTATGTTGGCACCCTACATCATCGAGTTCACCCGCGccgcgtcggccgccgcccagctctTCAAGCTCATTGACCGGAAATCCGAAATCGACCCATTCGACAAGTCTGGCGACCAACCTACCGAGACCGTCGGTGTTGTTGATTTGGAGAACATCACTTTCGAGTACCCCACCCGTCCCGGAGTTACGGTCCTGAACAACTACTCTTTGCATGTGCCCGCGGGCAAGGTGACAGCGCTTGTG GGATCCAGCGGCTCTGGCAAGAGCACAATCATCGGCCTGATTGAGCGATGGTACAACCCCAAGGCCGGCACCATCAGGCTTGATGGCACGCCGATCGAGAAGCTCAATCTCAATTGGCTAAGAAAAAATGTTCGCCTCGTTCAGCAG GAACCTGTCCTCTTTCAGGGAACCGTATTCGAGAACATTGCCAACGGACTGGTTGGAACCCCATGGGAGAGCGCACCCCGTGAGGAGCAGCTGCGCCGCGTGCAAGAAGCTGCCAAGATCGCGTTCGCTCACGATTTCGTCTCGCAACTCCCCGAGGGCTACGAGACCATGATTGGCGAACGCGGAGGTCTCTTGTCGGGTGGTCAGAAACAACGAGTTGCAATCGCTCGCAGCATCATCTCGGAACCGAAGGTGCTCCTCCTGGACGAGGCCACCAGCGCCCTTGACCCCCATGCCGAAGGTGTGGTGCAACAGGCGTTGGACAAGGCTTCTGAAGGCCGAACGACCATCGTTATCGCTCACAAGCTGGCAACAATTCGTAAGGCGGACAATATCGTCGTCATGAACAAGGGCGTCATCGTTGAGCAGGGCACACACGACGGACTCCTCGGCCAGAACGGGGCCTACACTCGTCTTGTGAGAGCGCAGAACCTGAGTGTTTCCGATGAGGAGTCCGTCACCGAGAcggatgaagaggaagagaacgCCCCCAAGGAGGACGTTGAGCTCACCAAGACCATGAGCCGCTATCAAACCACGGACCAGACACGCATGGAGATCCAGAAGGAGCGGGACAACTACGACCGCCACAAGACGGTAGGCCTAGTCAGCGTCGTTGTTCGCATGGTGCGCGAGACTCCGGAGCTGACGTGGGCTTACCTCTGGACCCTCATTGCTGTGGTTGCTGCCG CTGGCGCATTCCCCGGCCAATCCTTGATCATCGCGAACCTTGTCGACGTCTTCACCCTGACGGGCTCCGAGATGATAACGAAGGCCAACTTCTTCTCCCTGATGTTCTTTGTGTTGGCTCTCGGTGTGCTGGTCTGCTACTTCATCATGGGTCTGGCGACCAACACCATCGCCCAGGGGCTGAACCACAAGCTAAGAAAGCAATGTCTCAACGACTTTCTGCGCCAAGATCTCCAGTTTTTCGACCGCAGAGAGAACAACACGGGCGCGCTGGCAAGCAGGCTCGAGTCGAATCCCCAGGCCATTCTGGAGCTCATGGGATTCAATATCGGCCTGATCCTGATTTCGACCCTCAACGTTGTTGCTTGCAGTATCTTGGCCATCGTCACCACATGGAAGCTTGGATTGGTCGTTGTTTTGGCTGGCCTACCACCCCTCGTGAGTGCTGGCTACATCAAAGTCCGCCTTGACGCCAAGCTCGACGCCAGCACTTCCAAGCGCTACTCTTCGAGCGCTGCTATTGCGTCCGAGTCGGTCACGGCCATCAGGACGGTGTCATCCCTGGCCATCGAGGAGAGTGTCCTGAAGAGATACACCGACGAGCTGGACCACGCTGTCTGGGCGTCGACTGCGCCGCTGTTCATCATGACGATTGCCTTTGGCCTGACACAATGTATCGAGTACTTCTTTATGGCTCTCGGCTTCTG GTACGGCTGTCGGTTGCTTTCGTTCCAAGAAATCACCATGTACCAGTTTTTCGTCGCTTTCATGGGAACATTCTTCTCGGGACAAGCTGCTTCCCAGCTGTTCCAGTACTCAAGCA GTATGACCAAGGGCATCAACGCAGCGAATTACCTCTTTTGGCTGCACGACCTGCAGCCCACCATTCAGGAGACGCCGCAGAATCGAGATGCTGCGCCTGAGGCTGGTAGCGCGCTCGGTTTTGAGCAGCTTCGCTTCTCGTACCCTCTGCGGCCTGAGACGCATGTTCTCCGCGGGCTCGATCTCGAG ATCAGCAAGGGTCAGTTCGTCGCCTTCGTGGGCGCCTCCGGGTGCGGCAAGTCCACAATGATCGCCATGCTTGAACGCTTCTACGACCCGACGACCGGAAAGAtccgcgtcgacggcgacgcccttTCGGAGCTCAACCCCCGTCTATACCGTCGGATCGTCGCTCTTGTCCAGCAGGAACCGACTCTATTCCAGGGTAGCATTCGCGAAAACATTGCGCTCGGCATTGACGCCGAGTCCATGACCGATGTGCCGGACGCGCAGATTGAGATGGCCTGCCGTGCGGCCAACGCGTGGGATTTTGTCTCATCGCTTCCCGAGGGCCTCGCGACCCcctgcggcagcagcggcatgCAGCTGTCCGGTGGTCAGAGGCAGCGAATTGCCATTGCGAGAGCGCTCATCCGCAACCCAAAAATTTTGCTGCTCGATGAGGCGACGAGTGCCCTCGACACTGAGTCGGAAAAGATTGTGCAGCGCGCCCTTAACGAGGCAGCCCGTGACGGTGAGAGAATCACAatcgccgtcgcccatcGACTATCCACTGTCAAGGATGCCGACATGATCTGCGTCTTCTACGGGGGCAGGATCGTTGAGAGGGGCACGCATTCGCAGCTTGTTGCCAAAGGTGGCATGTACAAGCGGATGTGCGAGGCGCAGAATCTTGAATAG
- a CDS encoding NAD(P) transhydrogenase beta subunit, with amino-acid sequence MNPSILRPALAYNLCSSHASARLFPRAWSASLNVAPAASTVDAQRKWQSSHARGREVKDLVPAASRPLQIVRHTSAASVPSRVATATYSTTAEPSSVPYAQLTVGVPKEVFLNERRVALTPQNVALLLKKGFSSVLVERGAGAEADFPDEAYDRAGATLVDAADQVWSGSDVVLKVRSPIPSEIDLMKKNQTVISFLQPAQNKPLVEKLAAQKATSFAMDLIPRISRAQVFDALSSMANIAGYKAVLEASNNFGRFLTGQVTAAGKIPPCKVLVIGAGVAGLSAIATARRLGAIVRGFDTRPAAREQVQSLGAEFIEVDIKEDGSGAGGYAKEMSKEFIEAEMKLFYEQACEVDIIITTALIPGKPAPKLITKSMLEVMKPGSVVVDLAAEAGGNCEKTKPGELYTYKGVKIIGYTDLPSRLPTQSSTLYSNNVTKFLLSMAPKEKEFGIDLTDEVVRGSIVTLKGDVLPPPPRKAPPPAPVQAPPVTKEAEVVALTPFQKTSREVATVTAGMGAALALGKMTGPLFMGNAFTFALASLIGYRVVWGVTPALHSPLMSVTNAISGMVGIGGLFILGGGYVPQTFPQVLGAASVLLAFVNVSGGFVLTKRMLDMFKRPTDPPEYPWLYAIPAALFGGGYIAAAATGTAGLVQAGYAVSSVLCISSLSSLASQATARMGNMLGMLGVGSGVLASLLAVGFSPEVLTQFGGLAALGSIAGILIGKRITPTDLPQTVAALHSVVGLAAVLTSIGSVMAHIDDIGTLHLVTGYLGVLIGGITFTGSIVAFLKLAGKMSSRPIVLPGKHLINSGMLTANIATMGAFVTMAPGSPMIAAAALTANTILSFAKGYTTTAAIGGADMPVVITVLNAYSGFALVAEGFMLDNPLLTTVGALIGVSGSILSYIMCVAMNRSLTNVLFGGISAPAQTDYKMEGAVTQTNVEDTAEALVNAENVIIVVGYGMAVAKAQYAISEITGMLRAKGINVRFAIHPVAGRMPGQCNVLLAEASVPYDIVLEMDEINDDFGETDVTLVIGANDTVNPIALEPGSPIAGMPVLQAWKSKQVIVMKRGMASGYADVPNPMFYMPGTRMLFGDAKVSTEAIKAAVEARTV; translated from the exons ATGAATCCCTCTATCCTGCGGCCAGCTCTGGCCTACAACCTGTGTTCCTCACATGCATCCGCCCGGCTCTTTCCTCGCGCGTGGTCTGCCAGCCTAA ATGTTGCGCCGGCTGCGTCCaccgtcgacgcccagcgcaAGTGGCAGTCCAGCCATGCGCGAGGCCGCGAGGTGAAAGATCTCGTCCCGGCCGCCTCCCGCCCTCTACAGATCGTCCGGCACACCTCGGCCGCGTCCGTCCCAAGCCGCGTGGCCACGGCGACGTACTCCACCACCGCAGAGCCATCTTCCGTGCCGTACGCTCAGCTCACCGTTGGCGTGCCCAAGGAGGTCTTCTTGAACGAGCGACGCGTCGCATTGACCCCGCAGAACGTagccctcctcctcaagaaGGGCTTCTCCAGCGTCCTTGTCGAgcgaggcgccggcgccgaggctgACTTCCCCGACGAGGCCTACGACCGCGCTGGCGCGAcgctcgtcgacgctgcCGACCAGGTCTGGTCCGGCTCCGACGTGGTGCTCAAGGTCCGCAGCCCGATACCCTCTGAGATCGACCTCATGAAGAAGAACCAGACCGTCATATCCTTCCTGCAGCCCGCGCAGAACAAGCCGctggtcgagaagctcgcgGCGCAGAAAGCAACCTCCTTCGCCATGGACCTCATCCCGCGGATTTCTCGTGCCCAGGTCTTCGACGCCCTCAGCTCCATGGCCAACATTGCCGGCTACAAGGCGGTCCTGGAGGCGTCCAACAACTTTGGCCGCTTCTTGACCGGGCAGgtgaccgccgccggcaagatCCCGCCCTGCAAGGTGCTCGTCATTGGTGCCGGTGTTGCCGGGCTCAGCGCCATCGCCACTGCGAGGAGACTCGGCGCCATCGTGCGAGGCTTCGACACGCGTCCGGCAGCCCGAGAGCAGGTGCAGTCTCTCGGCGCCGAGTTCATCGAGGTCGACATCAAGGAAGACGGCTCCGGCGCTGGAGGATATGCTAAGGAAATGAGCAAGGAGTTTATTGAGGCCGAGATGAAACTCTTCTACGAACAGGCGTGCGAggtcgacatcatcatcaccactGCCTTGATCCCGGGAAAACCCGCCCCGAAGCTCATCACGAAGTCCATGCTGGAAGTTATGAAGCCCGGCTCTGTGGTGGTTGACCTGGCGGCAGAAGCCGGCGGTAACTGCGAAAAGACCAAGCCCGGCGAGCTGTATACGTACAAGGGCGTCAAGATCATTG GCTATACCGATCTCCCCTCCAGACTCCCGACGCAGTCATCGACCCTGTACTCCAACAACGTCACCAAGTTCCTCCTCTCCATGGCacccaaggagaaggaatTCGGCATCGATCTCACCGACGAGGTTGTGCGCGGTTCCATCGTCACTCTGAAGGGCGACGTTCTccccccgcctcctcggAAAGCCCCACCGCCCGCGCCCGTCCAAGCACCGCCCGTCACGAAAGAAGCCGAGGTCGTCGCCCTGACCCCTTTCCAGAAGACCTCTCGCGAAGTCGCCACCGTGACGGCCGGTATGGGAGCCGCCCTGGCCCTGGGCAAAATGACTGGTCCCCTTTTCATGGGCAACGCCTTCACCTTCGCTCTGGCCTCTCTCATCGGCTACAGGGTCGTGTGGGGGGTGACGCCAGCCCTTCACTCGCCCCTGATGAGTGTCACCAACGCCATCTCAG GCATGGTCGGAATCGGCGGCCTCTTCATCCTGGGCGGCGGCTATGTCCCGCAAACCTTCCCCCAGGTCCTCGGCGCAGCCTCCGTTCTGCTCGCCTTCGTGAACGTTtccggcggcttcgtcctCACAAAGCGCATGCTGGACATGTTCAAGCGGCCGACTGACCCCCCCGAATACCCGTGGCTCTACGCCATCCCGGCAGCCCTCTTCGGCGGAGGCTACATTGCCGCAGCAGCTACCGGAACAGCGGGTCTCGTCCAAGCCGGCTACGCCGTCAGCTCCGTGCTGTGCATCAGCTCCCTCTCCAGCTTGGCGTCGCAAGCGACTGCTCGCATGGGCAACATGCTTGGCATGCTCGGAGTCGGCTCCGGCGTGTTGGCATCGTTGCTGGCCGTCGGCTTCTCCCCAGAGGTTCTCACGCAGTTCGGCGGTCTCGCGGCTCTGGGTAGcatcgccggcatcctcATCGGGAAGCGCATTACGCCAACCGACCTTCCCCAGACAGTTGCCGCACTCCACTCTGTCGTTGGCCTGGCGGCCGTCTTGACCTCCATCGGAAGCGTCATGGCGCACATCGATGACATCGGGACGCTTCACCTGGTCACGGGCTACCTGGGCGTCCTCATCGGTGGCATCACCTTCACGGGCTCTATCGTCGCATTCCTCAAGCTCGCGGGGAAGATGTCGTCCCGCCCGATCGTCCTCCCGGGCAAGCACTTGATCAACTCGGGCATGCTGACGGCCAACATCGCCACGATGGGCGCCTTCGTGACCATGGCGCCCGGCTCGCCCATGatcgccgcggcggcgctcaCGGCCAACACCATCCTCTCCTTCGCCAAGGGGTACACCACGACAgcggccatcggcggcgccgacatgCCGGTCGTCATCACCGTCCTCAACGCCTACTCAGGCTTCGCGCTCGTGGCGGAGGGTTTCATGCTGGACAACCCGCTCCTCACGACGGTTGGCGCGCTCATTGGCGTATCGGGCTCCATTCTATCGTACATCATGTGCGTGGCGATGAACCGCTCGCTCACCAACGTCCTGTTCGGCGGCAtatcggcgccggcgcagaCGGACTACAAGATGGAGGGCGCAGTGACGCAGACCAACGTCGAGGACACGGCTGAGGCGctcgtcaacgccgagaACGTCATAATCGTCGTCGGGTACGGCATGGCGGTCGCCAAGGCGCAGTACGCCATCAGCGAGATCACAGGCATGCTTCGCGCCAAAGGCATCAACGTTCGTTTCGCCATCCACCCCGTGGCCGGCCGCATGCCCGGGCAGTGCAACGTGCTGCTGGCGGAGGCGAGCGTGCCGTACGATATCGTGCtcgagatggacgagatCAACGACGACTTTGGGGAGACGGACGTCACGCTGGTCATTGGCGCCAACGACACCGTCAACCCCATCGCGCTGGAGCCCGGCAGCCCGATAGCCGGTATGCCCGTGCTTCAGGCTTGGAAGAGCAAGCAGGTCATTGTGATGAAGAGAGGCATGGCCAGCGGCTATG CCGATGTACCGAACCCCATGTTCTACATGCCCGGAACACGCATGCTCTTCGGAGATGCCAAAGTGAGCACCGAAG CAatcaaggccgccgtcgaggcccgaACAGTATAG
- a CDS encoding Fungal specific transcription factor — protein sequence MTAQSIFAHDFLQKAVGDDSSVLEMRETLDALHSLVDALKQQPAIHELTYPHARPIARLALGDCEMPPVQSAVNAIREAKGVFKPIAREISVLHADSGQLTKHLAWIYFSPADFNEAEFIIVNAGLECLYMDLSVNKATAAPLKEEYAKMGTLCTSNLETALANLPLHLPATMDMIVALLFGAYHAMEVAKPSLAWTLNTASAQLCQTLGYHRIASVRSGNPDDEDYKVFLFWSVYFVDKSLSLRLGRPSTISDYDITVPYPSSASKMHGALMSYFCLWVIVSRIQGKTYELLYSPEALSQSSSVREGRARGLAAELQQVTDRTQETHAQYLESAIEAVGQNTMDFFNVSDEVLRLSLLTIIYRAVPSPPGSSTTFSTECIGAARATLKRHEDCMAIMAKDGYYLFPMYMNWTILFAPFVPFIVIFCQVMETSDATDLARLQGFVASIQDAKEFTEASARLCRLFQVLYNVAFRYVEMRNSSQQTGQAQASQEMDRYLTALGFPSAGQSSEGGPDGSDQLPMGGGGSGGDEGMTSTGSGVVPLNQMLWMGNASQLEDWFYSNQQMMGLVEDDDSFLQ from the exons ATGACAGCCCAGTCAATCTTTGCCCACGATTTCCTCCAAAAGGCCGTCGGGGATGACTCCTCCGTCCTTGAAATGCGAGAGACGCTTGACGCCCTTCACTCCCTGGTCGACGCGCTGAAGCAGCAACCGGCCATCCACGAGCTGACGTATCCCCACGCCAGACCTATAGCTAGGCTTGCTCTCGGCGACTGCGAAATGCCCCCGGTGCAGTCCGCCGTCAACGCTATCCGCGAGGCAAAAGGCGTGTTCAAACCCATTGCAAGGGAAATCTCTGTGCTTCATGCTGACTCTGGCCAGCTCACAAAACACTTGGCCTGGA TCTACTTTTCACCGGCCGATTTCAACGAAGCCGAGTTCATCATTGTGAATGCCGGTCTGGAGTGTCTCTACATGGACCTGTCCGTAAACAaggccacggcggcgccgctcAAGGAGGAGTATGCAAAAATGGGGACCCTCTGCACCAGTAACCTCGAGACTGCGTTGGCCAACCTGCCTCTGCACCTGCCAGCCACCATGGACATGATCGTGGCCTTGTTGTTCGGC GCCTACCACGCCATGGAAGTGGCAAAGCCAAGCCTTGCCTGGACGTTGAAcacggcctcggcccagcTGTGCCAGACCCTCGGATACCACCGAATAGCTTCCGTCAGGAGCGGCAACCCTGACGACGAAGATTACAAGGTTTTCCTGTTTTGGTCCGTCTACTTTGTGGACAAGTCGCTCTCCCTCCGTCTGGGTCGCCCGTCAACAATTTCAGACTACGACATCACCGTCCCCTACCCGTCGAGTGCTAGCAAAATGCACGGTGCGCTGATGAGCTACTTCTGCTTATGGGTCATCGTATCCAGGATTCAGGGCAAGACCTACGAGCTGCTGTACAGCCCCGAGGCGTTGTCCCAGTCGAGCTCAGTCCGTGAAGGTCGCGCACGGGGGTTGGCGGCAGAGCTTCAGCAAGTGACGGATCGCACCCAGGAGACGCAC GCACAGTACTTGGAGTCGGCaatcgaggccgtcggccaAAACACGATGGATTTCTTCAACGTCTCTGACGAGGTGCTGAGATTGTCGCTACTCACCATAATATACCGGGCGGTACCCTCGCCCCCAGGCTCATCCACCACCTTCAGTACAGAGTGCATCGGCGCCGCAAGGGCGACACTGAAGCGACACGAGGATTGCATGGCGATCATGGCCAAGGACGGCTACTACCTGTTTCCCATGTATATGAATTG GACTATCCTCTTCGCACCGTTCGTGCCgttcatcgtcatcttctgCCAAGTCATGGAAACGAGCGACGCTACAGATCTGGCCCGACTGCAAGGGTTTGTTGCGTCGATCCAGGACGCCAAAGAGTTCAccgaggcgtcggcgagacTCTGCCGGCTCTTCCAGGTCCTCTACAACGTCGCGTTCCGGTATGTCGAGATGCGCAACAGTTCACAGCAGACGGGGCAGGCGCAAGCAAGCCAGGAGATGGACAGGTATCTCACGGCACTCGGGTTCCCGTCCGCGGGGCAGTCGTCCGAGGGGGGCCCGGACGGTTCGGACCAGCTCCcgatgggcggcggcggcagcggcggcgacgaggggaTGACCTCTACCGGGTCGGGGGTGGTGCCACTCAACCAGATGCTGTGGATGGGAAACGCATCGCAGTTGGAGGACTGGTTTTATAGCAACCAGCAGATGATGGGGCTTGTGGAGGATGACGACTCGTTCTTGCAGTGA